The window ttaattttttttaataggCAAATTAGTCTACAACTTAGCAGGCGGAAGAAATTAGTCgcaaatcaaatattaaaatggGAGAGCCTTCTGAGAATAAACCCCAAAGCTTgccaaataatttatttctaaatgATAACTTAAAGTTTGACAAATTGGATTTGGATGTAACAAAATTTAGAAGAAAGCAAGATTTATACTTTAACTCTTATGACAGGCTTTGGGGGGAAAAGGTAACTTATAGTGTGGGTCTATCTTATGGGACAGGTATGCTTTCTCCctgtttttttattaagCAAATAATTATGATTTAATTAGGTTTTTGTTTGGGCTCTACATATGGGCTAATTAATGCAATGAAAAGGCCTGCACTTACACCTAAGcttaaaataaattcaatcCTCAATGAGTGTGCATCTAGTAGTGCAAAAATTGCAAATCCACtttctattattagtaAGTCCTCACGATATTGATGCGCCAGCGAGCATTGTAATTCACATAGCTTTATTCTATTGTGGGTTTTATAGAGCAACAAAAGCTATTAGGAAAAAAGATGATTCCCTAAATTCTATAATTTCTGGAGCTTTGTCCGGAGCACTATACAAGTCAGCGTCCTCAAAACGAGTTTTGGGAAGATATACACTAATCTCAGCAGGTAAGTTTGCGATAAAGAAGTAATTTAGAgagttttattaatttatgaaaaaaaaattaaaaatgaaaaaaatatagtTGCTTTTACTCTTATTGACCAAGTAATACGTTATAGTGAAAAATTATAGTCTATATCAATCTTTACgattatttctttttgttaCGATTTTTTAGTTTTCTATGACCAACTAGTGCTGTTTTTTCATTAGAATCATTAAGTTCTGCATCAACAGTTCTTAGAGAGTCAACAACCTTTGCATGAATTGCCATTACTTCTTCTCTTTGTAAAGAAGTATACTCATCAAGTTTTCTATTTAGCGCAAATTCAATCCTCTGGAAAGTCTCAACGTCATATTGGGTAACCATAGAAATAGCTCTACCGCTCCTACCTGCTCTTGCAGTACGCCCAACACGATGTACATAATCCTTACTTGATGTCGGGATATCGAAGTTAATAACGAAGTCAACGTGTGGAATATCCAAACCTCTGCTTCCTACTTCTGTAGTAAACAATAACCTCTTTTGTTTTCCTTTGAAGAGATTCAATGCTGATAGACGTTGAGACTGCGACATTCTACCATGCAAACTAATGCTGTTAAATCCAAGTTCCTTTGCAAGCAAATCTCCTCTTCTACAATTGATACAAGTATTACAGAATATAATTCCAGTATATTGGCCCAAATTTTGGAGCATTCCAATAAAATAACTCCATTTATACTTAAATGGTATAAACATATAATATTGCATTAAATTAGCAGCGGTATCATATTTTGTGTTTACACAAATTTTAATTGGATTTGATAATGAAATCTTCTGAAGTTTAGCGACCTTTGTTGTCATTGTTgctgaaaataaataagtaGTTCTATTTCTTGGGGACGATTCTACGATTTTATTCAATGCAATTTCAAAATCCATAGATAACAATCTATCAGCCTCATCCATAACTAAGAACTTGATCCCCCCAATATTAAAACCCTTAGTGTTTTCTAAATGGTCAACTAATCTTCCAGGGGATGCAACAATAATATGAGGTTTTTTTGCTAATGAAAGGGATTGCATAACCATATCAAGCCCTCCAACCAATGTTGCAATTTTCAAAGAGATTAAAGAACCGAATGCAGAAAATTGTTCAGAAATCTGAACGCAAAGTTCTCTTGTTGGAGCTAATATAACAGCATACATTGGAACCTGATCATCAAGCAATCTTTGCAATATTGGGATAATAAACGATCCAGTTTTGCCAGAACCTGTCTCTGCAAGTCCAATAATATCCCTTCCTTCAAGAGCTACTGGGATAGtctttttttgtatttctGTTGGAGTTTTCCAGCCTAAGGATTCACATGCAATACAAAGTTCTTTACAGACTCCTAGGGAAGCAAATGTTACGCTTTCCGaactttcttcttcaacATGTTCCGCTATTTTTGAAACATGACTTTCTAAAAACTCTGTACTTTTATTCTTCATTTCTACTCTTGTAgcttatttaataaaatacaGTCGCATCAAAATCCAATTATTTGTCAAAAATATAATGTGAAGATAGCGTTTCTCagtttaataaattttggaAGTAGGGTTATTTGCCTTAAGTTATACcttttgaatcttttatttcttgaaaaCGCAAATCCATAAAGTAGAAATTATACTCTTTTCCCTTAATAATAGTCAAATTTGATTCTTCGGTACACCGCCAACACGCATCGGTCTCGAagcttattattattggttAAGATCAGATTTAAGAGAAGCTAGgcaataatatatttagaatattaaaaattttaaaggaAATAATGTTAATGAGGGGAAGACTGGTATAATAAAAGctaaaattttgaaattaaaactgaaagatttcaaattcatattTGCATTTTAAATGTAGTTGAAAGAGTAgcaaaatttcaaatttaccATATTTGAgagtaatatatttatagaCAATTATCGCTTATTAAggtattattaaattttttaccTATATAGTAATACTgagatatttattaatataaaaattaatgacTGAAGATTCCAATATTGAATCGCAAACtacaaaaaaagataacCCCAGCGAAGGGCCTCTAAGCTTATTAACAGAATGTGTAAAAACAAATACACAAATTCTTGTTAATTGtagaaataatagaaaGATTTTAGGGAGAGTTAAAGCATTTGACCGACATTGTAATTTACTTCTTACAGATGCAAGAGAAATATGGACGGAGTCCATGAAGTCCGGTAAAAAAGGATCTGCTAAATATATCAACAAAGATAGgtttatttctaaattattcGTGAGGGGAGACTCtgttattttaattttaaagagTCCGAACTGACTAATTAATTAACTAGTATCATTATATAGCTTTTCGCATTGTTGAATAgtactttaattttatgTTTAATAGTGAATCATTTTCTAGattgaaattgattttaCAATATATTGAGTTGTTAATTAAGCAGTTTGATATTGATCTAGGACTAAGTTAATGCAGCCTTGTTCTTCTTCGTTATGTGAGTCAAATTCTTCCTCtgatttaaatgatttttgGTTTTCAACCATTAATCTTTCAATAGTAGAATTAACTTGAAATTCAACATTGTCGTGCATAGTATTAATCTTTGTATTTAGAACATTTGAAAGTTCGTTTACATTTTTGTAGTAGCTTTAGAGATGATTAATTAAGTTCATTGCAAATTTCACTCAAACTTACCTAATTATATGACCTTCAAGCTCACTTTGTTTTTTTGGGTCaacttttgaaataatgTTAACTGTTTCCTTAAGTTCATTCAAGATATTTATAAGTAAATTTTGGGTTTTTTCTAGGAATTCTGCTGGCCCTTCCAAAATATCCTTCTCTATTTCCATATTTCATTACTGATCCAAAGATAAAATGcgattcttttttttttttttttgaagtTGAAGGCGCCTATAAATGCATCTAATTAAGATTACCAATGCAGAGGTATGTTTTGAAGAATAAAGtttaaagaaagagaagaCCAAAGAAGCAGAATAACAGTGGTTTTAGAAGTGCAACATGTCTAGCGGCGTATGGCCAGTTTGACGactaaatttatttattttttattttataaaatttaaGTGGCGCTAATTGTACTATCTTTTTTACATAAAGGATAAATTTTTAGGGTGGAAAAACGATAAGAATATtaagattttattttcactaTAATAAGATTATCGAATTatactattatttaaataggCTCTTATTTATTACGATTGCCCAAGAAAATGGAAGATGTTAGTATGAAAGAAGAAACTGAACATGGAAACAACTCTGTTAATTTGGCTTCCAAAAATGAAATGTTAAGCAACCTTGAAGGACCTAATTTGACATTTCAAATACATGAAGAGGATCATACATTAGGTAagctaatattaatttgtttacATATAACTTTTTATCCTTAACCAacatataatatttttaggTAATGCATTACGTCACTTGGCGATGCTGAACCCAAACACAACATTTGCAGGTTATGCAATTCCACATCCATCTATTTCCACAATGAATTTGAGAATAGAGACTATATCTAATGTTGAAGTTGATAATAAGAACTATAATCTGGATTTGAAGGCTGCGCCCAGCCCAAGTCTAGACAAAAAAAGCAGCTCAAAAAAGCAAAGTAGCAAGGTAGGAGCTACTCAAATCCTTTTAAAGGCATGCGATGATCTGAACTTAATATGTAACaaaattgaagataaaTTCGATAAGGCAGTGCAAGTTCATCTCTCGAGTAACTAATAACACAAGCTTTTCTAAAACTTATTATATCGAAGTTAAACTAATATATGggaagtaaaaaaaaacaaatattcttagacgaatttaaatatatttaatattataactCAGTGTATTAACattttactaatattaattatgttttattttttttactaaAATATTACATGAAAgatgtttttttttaactcCCGCCTTCATTTATGATAAATTACTTTCAatgaaatttaattaagtCGATAAATGAATAGATTAGTGAATCAAATAACAGCAACTAGCATTCCAGAAACAATTGAATGTGACTTATCAAAGAAGAAAGACGgcaaattttttatattagagtcaaaaaatgatatttcAAGTGCCAAGGAGCTATATAAAGGGTTTAGAAATGGCTTGAGATCAAACTgcaatattcaaaatcattTACATTTTGAAAATAGACTAAAAGACCTTGTTCTTCGGATATCTTCTGATCAAGATTTCACTTTGAATGATGATCAAGATCTTGACGATGATGTAACCTGTTTAAGCGTTCAATCAAAAGAAGATATTATGCAGATACTAGAAAAATCCAGAAAGTTAAACAAAGAAAACATTCAAGTTATAGATGGCGTGGAAATTCTTCTTTCAGGGCAAGGCGGAAGACCGTTTGCCAAGCTTGATAAGGATTTTAATACTCAGAAAGTCGAAACTAGAGAATTTGAACCTGAACAAAGAGCTCAAATACTTCGAGAACTTGACAGCTTACTGATTTCAACTCTTAAATGTACAGCGGAAGTTGACCGTCTTAGCCAAATTAACGCTAACTCCAATATCAACCACTGTCCAAATTCCTCCGTAAGCAGGAACATCAATGAGATGAGGAGCTTAATCACGGAACTCTACTTAAACTCATTCAAGGGAACACACAACCTATGAGTAGGAATTCAAACTAGAACAATTAccaatattaatgtatAGATTACttaattttcttaattctattttacACTATTATGGCGGCTAGTGCCGCCTGGAGAGCAGGCAAAATGCATGTGTTATAGTTAGGGAATGCCATTAGCAATTTGTAACATACTAAATGGCGACTGGAAAGCTTCGATATCAAAATTGCATGAATAGCAAATGCTCGCAATACTGGAAATCAAAATACTGAATTTCGAATACATTAAACACCACTAAGTAGCATCAGGGCTCAGATTCACCTCTCACCACGGATACGACGAGCCAATTGGACGTCTTTTGGCATAATGGTAACACGGTGAGCATGAATGGCACACAAGTTAGTATCTTCAAAGAGACCAACGAGGTAAGCTTCAGCAGCTTCCTGTAAAGCCATAACAGCTGATGATTGGAATCTTAAATCGGTCTTGAAATCTTGGGCAATTTCACGAACCAATCTTTGGAATGGTAACTTTCTAATCAAAAGCTCAGTAGATCTCTGGTATCTTCTAATTTCACGAAGGGCAACAGTTCCTGGTCTGTATCTACGTGGCTTCTTTACGCCACCAGTTACTGGTGCTGACTTTCTTGCACCCTTTGATGCCAATTGCTTACGTGGTGCCTTACCACCAGTTGATTTACGTGCTGTTTGCTTAGTTCTAGccatttttaataatactttatttGCTTTATTGTCTTCGCTTTCTCAGGGACCTTGTCGACACAAAATGCAGGCAAgtgatttttttaatttccttTTATCCTCAGTTTATTGCCAAAACTCCACACTTGTACTTTCAAGCATTATTTTACTATATCTCCACACTATTTAATTACTATCCACGCTTCCACATTAGCCCCGCctaaatttgattttatttatttttatttttgttgaatACTAATAAAGAGAAAATGTGGGGGCTAAATGTGGCTAAGTGATAGTGGGTAAGTACTTATGTGGGTGAGGgtagtaataattaatttttgtgaGGGGagtatttaattttattcgAGTGAATCTTTGTGTCAACCCTTTTCTACGGACTTTTTATTCGGATACTTGTCGAGAACTTTAGGGtttagaatattttttaatcaCCTTTTCAACCATTGAAGGACTTCTCAAGATTGTAAGCCCCGTTGGAATTTTGTGTTTCATCCTTTCCCTTTATTATTGCCAATGTCTTCGTATTCTGCGAATCAATTGTTTTCTCCATGTATACCTTTTGTACAGTCTTTTGTCAGGTCCTAGCGTGCTAGAGTAAGGGCTGGCTCGGAGTGGCGTGAGATATAAGGGTTATCGTTCTAGACTTTGGAGATGTATCTAAACCAGCATTTTGTTGGTCCTGTATCCAAAGGACATTTCTAAGGAGGAACTTAACTAATAAGAAACATTAAATTGTACTATTATAGGTCCGAAATAATATACATGTAGATACTTAAGAACAAAAGGACATTCACTCAAAATGAAACTTTTTCATTGATTAGAAAACCAACAATTAGCAGGAATAGTTAGGTGTAAAATAAAGCATTTCAACTATATGGACTGTGTAATATAtacaaaattatattttaaacatTAATTTAGATAGAAGCTTAATTTGGAGAATGAAAACCTTAGTGTTAAACATATAAAATAGGCCTATTAacttaatttatataaacCCAAATCGATCATTTCTTTCAACTTAGATTCAATATATTGTGGAGCAACAGAAACTGAATAATATTGAGCCATTGTAGAAGTTGCATCAAGTAAAGTACTACCAAAAAGTCCTTGTTTAAATCTCGCAACGTGATGATGAAGTTGTTCTCTGGCTTTATGAATAGCAATAGTCATATCTTTAATTGTGCATGAAGATTGTAGTTTAAGATGTTCCCTTTCCATTTGATTGTATTTATGCACAAGCTTTAATCTTTTCCattcattcaaattatcCCAACAACTGCTCCACTCAGGACCATATATATTGTTTCTTAACTCTTTGAAAAATCTTTGAAGTACCTGAATTGCTGTCAAGAATTGTTTTGCTTGTGTTGCAACGGATTTATCAAATGTAAGAAAATTATCAACATGGTCAGATATACTGCtgttttcattaattaattcctCTATTACAGTGCTCCACGTATCAGCTAAGACATTCATTTCGCTTTTCGAGGCAAAATAGGCAGCCTCATCAACTAATCTTCTTAGCTCAATGATATCTTCTCTTCTATCTGGTCTATAAATACGACAAGGAGTATCGATCAGATACTTATCTACCCCTTTTCtactattaatttctttagtCATATCTAAGCTGAAAGAGAAATCTATCATACGAAAGTTTTCAAGCTTAAATCGAATCACTCTTAGACCTTGTTTATTCTTGGAGGTAGCTTGTTCAGCACCATAACCAGAATTCTTAGGAGCATCGACATTGATTCCATCACTAGAGGTGCTGGCTGATGTATCtgaattcaaaatttgtttaCATGGAAATTTGTTATCGTAAAAAGAGTCATCAAAAGAAGTTGATGctttatttgtattacaCTCATTAGTGCTCCCTTGTAATTTATTGTCAGAGCTTTCATAATCGGAATTTGacatatttattttgtttatgTGATTTGATTGTTCCATTTTTTCGTTCAGTCTTTTAGTAATTTCAAGGGGAAGACTATTAACTTCcatcaaattaatatattcatcatcatcGATTAAGAATCCTTGCccatctttaataattttcgTAATTTCGAGAGGATCTGACAAATATTCTTCCAAAATCATAATATTTGGATGACATAAATCGCAATGGTATATATTTTGTTCCCAAATTCTTTGTAAGAAGTTCAAGGTATGATCTAACAAAGAAAGCCTATATCTAAATCTTCCGAGAATTTCGCCAgcagaattattaatactaattCTTAACAGCATTTCTCTTCTCTTTATAGCTTCATTGTTTTTATATTGGCTATTTCGAGCTGCAACTAAATTACTATATGCTCTTAAAACTTTTCTAAAGCTGTTTTTCATATGAAAAATTTCACTTTGTCTGAGCCTCTTCAGAACTTCGCTTAAAGTCACGCCTTCTAAATATTGCATAAATATATAACGATCAAATTCATGAATTGGAGTACCCCATTTGCTTGTAACTGTGTAGACATTTGGACTAATAAAGTTGTTTAAAACTTTTCTACCAGATATATATGTGGTCATATACTTCTCCATTAAAAAACCAATGTTGAATTCAGAACTGCTCTTATTTGGAAGAAGTATAGGAAGTCTATCTAAATATGCATACTTATATTGGGTACTTAGCTTGCTATTTTCGCGTTTAATAAAGACATTAATAGCATCCACGTCCTTAATTAGATCTTTTTCATAGCATTGGTATGTTAAATCTGGATTTAAGCTACAGTTCTTATAAATCctaaaatttgaattcattGGGTATAAAGTTGCAGCCACCCCAACTCCGAACATTCCTCCAAAGCTTTTAAGCACGCCAGAGTCATCATATTTGCacttaatgaaattaaattgttCGCTTTTACAAATCGCTAGATCAATCTCGTGGATCAATTTTAATCTCTCAAATGCAACCTGTCTCTTAACTACCTGCTGCCTTttcagatttttttttatttcttcttggAAGGTTTCATTTAGATCAGATCCTAGCACAATACTGCAGAATAAAAACAGAAAATAGACTAGCCTCAAATTCATATGCTAGCcgtttttaatatttctggGATTGTCCATTTAGAAGTAGTTAAGTATGCGAGCTTACCAAAAAGTTAAATTTATATCTCTACCAACTTAAACACAAATCTTTATCCTTTGCAATGCTCGCTATATCGACTACTCCACCTACTTTAAGTTTGactttctttatttgaaaatgaaaaattacTTTAGTCTTATATGACTCAGTCACTGCACGTACATGTCTCTAGGCCGGCGGTACCTCACGTGCATGTGGCGCCAATAAGTGCGATTGCATcatgtattattaaattactgaattcaaataatataaaatgtAACGTTTTATGGTTCTCGCCACCTAGATGAGCTTTATACGTATTTAGAGAGTTATATGTTGTATATAGAAGCTAAGAGTAGAAGGTATTGCAGATCTTTTAAAAGTGATTACAGTTTCTAGTAAAACGATTTTTCATTCTAGTgatcaattaaaaaaaaaaattagcATTCTGTTTGTTAGTAAATTTACCCTAATTTGCAATTACACATTGTTACTTTATTAATCTGGCTagtttatttaatttaaagtttCCAGTTTAATTCTACAAATAATTAtgtaaaataaaatgtGGGCAAATATTCTACAAAAGGAAGTAACAGATAATAAGGTTAGGGCTACTgtgaaaaataaatatctttCCTTAGCATCAATTCCAACTATCATTACGTTTTTTTTGTGAAAAGTTTACTAGGGTTTGTGCTAATTtgcattattaaaagaaaggagtttttttttttttttttaccataaaataatttattagtttGTTGTGTGAGAAATAAgtagaaaagaataataagaTTTAGATTTTAGGGTTTAAGTTTTAAAGATAGGAAAATTGGCAAATAAAATTACTATAAAACCAGTAGCTGAGATTTGATTAAATGGTTACATTCAAATATAGAATGAAAAGGCTTCGTACGTTTGCAAATGAGGAAATTCAGGAAGAGCTACCACTAAAATCAAAGCTAAACGAGAGACTCATAGTCGAAAGGAAAGAAGATAATACTctagaagaaaaagatttaaattctCTTGGCAAAGATTTCTCTCAAAATTCTCAGAGTACTATCGAAAGCGAAAATATGGAAGCTAGTACTCTAGAAATGAGTCTGTTAAAGAGATTTGATGATTTTATGGAGATTATGAGGCAtcttaaattaaatattaagcCTGGATCTTTTAGAGATGACGAAAACCTTCTGAACTATTGTTTTTTGATTTCTAAACCTTTTAAAAGCAATAGTATTGGATTTACATTCCACGTGGCAATGGAAAATATTGTAAGCGGAAGACCAAGAGTTTTATCTCAGTCAATGTCAATGGCTATTGAGTATATTTGTTGCACAAAATTTCCatctaaattattaaatggTGAATCGCCAACTACTAATAGTCCATTCAAAGTTAATGATATACAAAATGACAAGTCTCTATTGAAAATAGGTAATCTTCCATTGTTGAAAACAATCAAGGAGCAAGAAGTCAGTTCTGgtttatttattgtattGGATATGGATGAGACCTTAGTTCACTGTACGAACGAAATGCTTAAAGGAGTTAAGCCTGATTTATTAGTCAAAATTGCTACATATTCTACACCATGGTTTGTATACTATAGACCatttcttaaatttttcCTCCAAAATGCTTCAAAGTTGGGAAGCATTTGCGTTTTTACTGCAAGTACTAGAGAATATGCGGAGCAAGTAATTAACTCAATCGACCCAACTCAAGATCTCATTAAATATAAGTTATTTAGAGAACATTGTACTGTATATAATAAAGGTTATATGAAGGATTTGAGAATAATTCAAGGCGCAAATCTAAAAAGAACAGTTCTAGTAGACAATTCTTTGATAAGCAATACGCTACAATTAGACAATGCAATTCCTGTTGATAGCTGGTATGGATGCTGCAAAGATAATGAGTTGCTT is drawn from Cryptosporidium parvum Iowa II chromosome 4, whole genome shotgun sequence and contains these coding sequences:
- a CDS encoding mitochondrial inner membrane translocase — encoded protein: MGEPSENKPQSLPNNLFLNDNLKFDKLDLDVTKFRRKQDLYFNSYDRLWGEKVTYSVGLSYGTGMLSPCFFIKQIIMI
- a CDS encoding small nuclear ribonucleoprotein encodes the protein MTEDSNIESQTTKKDNPSEGPLSLLTECVKTNTQILVNCRNNRKILGRVKAFDRHCNLLLTDAREIWTESMKSGKKGSAKYINKDRFISKLFVRGDSVILILKSPN
- a CDS encoding possible NLI interacting factor CTD-like phosphatase; the protein is MVTFKYRMKRLRTFANEEIQEELPLKSKLNERLIVERKEDNTLEEKDLNSLGKDFSQNSQSTIESENMEASTLEMSLLKRFDDFMEIMRHLKLNIKPGSFRDDENLLNYCFLISKPFKSNSIGFTFHVAMENIVSGRPRVLSQSMSMAIEYICCTKFPSKLLNGESPTTNSPFKVNDIQNDKSLLKIGNLPLLKTIKEQEVSSGLFIVLDMDETLVHCTNEMLKGVKPDLLVKIATYSTPWFVYYRPFLKFFLQNASKLGSICVFTASTREYAEQVINSIDPTQDLIKYKLFREHCTVYNKGYMKDLRIIQGANLKRTVLVDNSLISNTLQLDNAIPVDSWYGCCKDNELLRLLVLLNRIQLLNDVRPYLASRYGIREWINMNRTKDNLMPI
- a CDS encoding Rrp3p, eIF4A-1-family RNA SFII helicase (DEXDc+HELICc); the protein is ATRVEMKNKSTEFLESHVSKIAEHVEEESSESVTFASLGVCKELCIACESLGWKTPTEIQKKTIPVALEGRDIIGLAETGSGKTGSFIIPILQRLLDDQVPMYAVILAPTRELCVQISEQFSAFGSLISLKIATLVGGLDMVMQSLSLAKKPHIIVASPGRLVDHLENTKGFNIGGIKFLVMDEADRLLSMDFEIALNKIVESSPRNRTTYLFSATMTTKVAKLQKISLSNPIKICVNTKYDTAANLMQYYMFIPFKYKWSYFIGMLQNLGQYTGIIFCNTCINCRRGDLLAKELGFNSISLHGRMSQSQRLSALNLFKGKQKRLLFTTEVGSRGLDIPHVDFVINFDIPTSSKDYVHRVGRTARAGRSGRAISMVTQYDVETFQRIEFALNRKLDEYTSLQREEVMAIHAKVVDSLRTVDAELNDSNEKTALVGHRKLKNRNKKK
- a CDS encoding histone H3, translated to ESEDNKANKVLLKMARTKQTARKSTGGKAPRKQLASKGARKSAPVTGGVKKPRRYRPGTVALREIRRYQRSTELLIRKLPFQRLVREIAQDFKTDLRFQSSAVMALQEAAEAYLVGLFEDTNLCAIHAHRVTIMPKDVQLARRIRGER